A window of Lentibacillus sp. Marseille-P4043 contains these coding sequences:
- a CDS encoding BCCT family transporter, translating into MYEKENKTDWTVFLISGGFVILFIVLSFINSTMVGDTIVKLFNWSAKYFGAYWQVLLLGNFVIGIYFVFSKYGRVRLGNQSAPKYNYFKWISMILCTLLASGGVFWAAAEPMYHYMTTPPLFGEGSGDIPAAFAQAFMDWGFVAWAILGTLSTIVMMYVHYVKGQPLKPRAILYPIFGEKVYHKSILGSLADIISIIAVAAGTLGPIGFLGLQVSYGLHDLFGIPNVLTTSIIIVLVLSMIAAISAATGVDRGILLLSRINIGLTILLAAVVLIIGPTMFIIDAFVSGEGFYLQNFFTMSLYRGDEAWLGAWTVFFWGWFLGYGPMMAIFISRISTGRTVRELVLAVSIVAPIVSNFWFSVVGGTGVFFESENPGSISTALNEAGMPAAVMAIMDQLPIGLIMAIGFLIVTIVFVATTVDTMSYTTAVSITGTDHPYRWLRVFWAILFGLFSMVLLVIGEGSITAIQNMIVITAVPVSLLLLPPLWLAPKIVKEMAIMQNIAWEREGKKPLLVKEDD; encoded by the coding sequence AGAGAATAAAACAGATTGGACAGTATTTTTAATAAGTGGAGGATTTGTAATTTTATTTATTGTGTTATCTTTCATTAACAGCACAATGGTGGGCGATACGATTGTAAAATTATTTAATTGGTCTGCGAAGTATTTTGGAGCCTATTGGCAAGTACTGTTATTGGGGAACTTTGTAATTGGAATTTATTTTGTCTTTTCAAAGTATGGAAGGGTTCGTTTAGGGAATCAATCCGCACCGAAATACAATTATTTTAAATGGATTTCTATGATTCTTTGCACTTTACTGGCAAGTGGGGGAGTCTTTTGGGCGGCGGCTGAGCCAATGTATCATTATATGACCACCCCACCGTTATTCGGTGAAGGATCGGGCGATATCCCGGCTGCATTTGCACAGGCCTTTATGGATTGGGGATTTGTAGCGTGGGCCATACTTGGAACGTTATCAACCATTGTGATGATGTATGTGCATTATGTTAAAGGGCAACCGCTAAAACCTCGAGCAATCTTATATCCGATCTTCGGAGAAAAAGTTTATCATAAAAGTATTCTTGGTTCACTCGCTGATATCATCTCGATTATAGCAGTAGCGGCAGGAACACTTGGACCTATAGGATTTCTAGGTCTGCAGGTAAGCTATGGATTACATGATTTATTTGGTATTCCCAATGTGTTAACGACTAGCATTATTATTGTACTAGTATTATCGATGATCGCTGCTATTTCTGCGGCAACTGGTGTTGATCGAGGGATATTACTATTAAGTCGCATCAATATAGGTTTAACTATTTTGTTAGCTGCAGTTGTACTTATTATTGGGCCAACCATGTTTATTATTGATGCTTTTGTTTCCGGAGAAGGCTTTTATTTACAAAATTTCTTCACGATGTCATTGTACCGTGGTGATGAAGCCTGGCTTGGTGCTTGGACCGTTTTTTTCTGGGGATGGTTTCTTGGCTATGGCCCAATGATGGCGATTTTTATTAGTCGGATTTCAACAGGTAGAACGGTACGCGAATTGGTGCTTGCCGTTTCAATTGTTGCACCAATTGTGAGTAACTTCTGGTTTTCTGTAGTAGGTGGGACAGGTGTGTTCTTTGAATCAGAGAACCCTGGATCTATTTCTACCGCATTAAATGAGGCGGGCATGCCAGCTGCGGTTATGGCGATTATGGATCAACTGCCGATCGGTCTTATTATGGCAATTGGGTTTTTAATTGTAACCATTGTATTTGTCGCAACAACAGTTGACACGATGTCCTATACTACTGCTGTCTCTATTACGGGAACTGACCACCCATATCGTTGGCTGCGTGTATTTTGGGCGATTTTGTTCGGTCTATTTTCTATGGTGCTACTCGTAATCGGGGAAGGATCGATTACGGCGATTCAGAATATGATCGTCATTACGGCTGTACCCGTATCTTTACTGTTACTGCCACCGCTTTGGTTAGCGCCAAAAATAGTAAAAGAGATGGCGATTATGCAAAACATAGCATGGGAACGTGAAGGCAAGAAACCTTTACTTGTTAAAGAAGACGATTAA